The Streptomyces sp. DH-12 genome has a window encoding:
- a CDS encoding helicase-associated domain-containing protein: MKSRSTLTTWLSGLDGSRLTRVLEARRDAMSPPTPRSLGELADRLQRPGSVALVLPRLALPHLQVAEALAALGAPASREALAGLLGVADDETARRLDAVLEGLAEHALVWPDGAGKLRMAGPLRQAWDAPLGLDEPLEQLLAGVTSDELRGMLVALGVKPPGTKAQRLAALVEHHSTAEQVLAVVAKAPAAARKLLERHAEDGPEQQPRFVVFGASGPGLEPGARWALDRGLLIQDRHGYGPARMPAEVALALRGPGRHAPFDPVPPAVRTASVTPQEVDREAAAAATVFASHATSVLSVCSATAPARLKSGGIGARELARIGKAAQADDAVVRLVLETAYAAGLLGPDGDRVAPTETYDAWARQEPPEQFAVLLQAWRNLPLTPTQARDEDGKALPALAAAPPCRACLRARHGLLAAAEELPAGQGATATSELGPLIAWYRPFAHSPLPDAAPFALVIREAELLGVIARGALSAFGIHLWADDPEGVGIECRRLLPSATATARIGADLTAVVTGTPSARLASLLDSVADRETSGTASVWRFSAGSIRRALDAGRGPDAIAADLAAVAAGPLPQPLSYLITDTARGHGRVRVAPAACVLHGDEPALLAELAAHRRLAKLGLRQLAPTVLVSRSPLDATVTALRAEGYAPVAETAEGTVRIERTRPQRAAAPVPAPRRTGAEGGGRAAAPGAAGAAVAVDPGALAAQLLKAPPTPPAPAPFDGGPPFATDTEEIVAGYAKHLPYSDVRQLAHAIDTGEPLTVEYVAASGNRTVRTLSSLVLDPPYVEAWCHLRDDERVFTLSRIQSVMSPVLE; this comes from the coding sequence GTGAAGTCCCGATCCACGCTGACGACTTGGCTGAGCGGCCTCGACGGCTCGCGTCTGACACGCGTGCTCGAAGCTCGAAGAGACGCCATGTCCCCGCCGACGCCACGGTCGCTGGGGGAACTGGCGGACCGTCTTCAGCGCCCGGGGTCGGTGGCGCTGGTCCTGCCCCGGCTCGCGTTGCCGCATCTCCAGGTGGCCGAGGCGCTGGCGGCGCTGGGAGCGCCCGCGTCGCGTGAGGCCCTGGCCGGGCTGCTGGGGGTGGCGGACGACGAGACCGCCCGCCGGCTGGACGCCGTGCTGGAAGGGCTGGCCGAGCACGCCCTGGTCTGGCCGGACGGCGCGGGGAAGCTCCGTATGGCCGGACCGCTGCGGCAGGCATGGGACGCGCCCCTGGGGCTGGACGAGCCGCTGGAGCAGTTGCTCGCGGGCGTGACCTCCGACGAACTGCGCGGCATGCTGGTGGCGCTGGGCGTCAAGCCGCCGGGCACCAAGGCGCAGCGACTGGCCGCACTGGTGGAACACCACAGCACCGCGGAACAGGTTCTCGCGGTGGTCGCGAAAGCCCCCGCGGCGGCCCGGAAGCTGCTCGAACGCCACGCGGAGGACGGGCCGGAACAGCAGCCGCGGTTCGTCGTGTTCGGCGCTTCCGGTCCCGGCCTCGAACCGGGCGCCCGGTGGGCGCTGGACCGGGGGCTCCTGATCCAGGACCGTCACGGCTACGGACCGGCCCGTATGCCGGCCGAGGTGGCGCTCGCGCTGCGCGGGCCCGGCCGGCACGCCCCGTTCGACCCCGTCCCGCCTGCCGTGCGGACGGCGTCCGTCACCCCGCAGGAGGTGGACCGCGAGGCGGCCGCCGCGGCCACGGTGTTCGCGTCCCATGCCACCTCGGTCCTGTCGGTCTGCTCGGCGACCGCGCCGGCCCGGCTGAAGTCCGGCGGGATCGGTGCGCGCGAACTGGCCCGGATCGGCAAGGCCGCCCAGGCCGACGACGCCGTCGTGCGCCTGGTGCTGGAGACCGCGTACGCCGCCGGCCTCCTGGGGCCGGACGGTGATCGCGTGGCGCCGACCGAGACGTACGACGCCTGGGCTCGGCAGGAACCCCCGGAGCAGTTCGCGGTACTGCTCCAGGCATGGCGGAACCTGCCGCTCACCCCGACGCAGGCGCGTGACGAGGACGGCAAGGCGCTTCCCGCTCTCGCCGCGGCACCGCCCTGCCGTGCCTGCCTGCGGGCGCGCCACGGGCTGCTGGCCGCGGCCGAGGAGCTTCCGGCAGGGCAGGGCGCGACGGCCACGTCGGAGCTGGGGCCCCTGATCGCCTGGTACCGCCCGTTCGCCCACTCACCGCTCCCGGACGCGGCGCCGTTCGCCCTCGTCATCCGTGAGGCCGAGCTCCTCGGCGTCATCGCTCGCGGCGCCCTGTCCGCCTTCGGCATCCACCTGTGGGCCGATGACCCGGAGGGGGTGGGCATCGAGTGCCGGCGGCTGCTGCCTTCGGCCACCGCGACGGCACGGATCGGCGCCGACCTCACCGCCGTCGTCACCGGCACACCGTCCGCGCGGCTGGCCTCGCTCCTGGACTCCGTGGCGGACCGGGAGACCAGCGGCACGGCATCGGTGTGGCGGTTCAGCGCCGGCAGCATCCGCCGGGCGCTGGACGCCGGCCGTGGCCCCGACGCCATCGCCGCCGACCTGGCCGCCGTCGCCGCCGGGCCGCTGCCGCAGCCGCTGTCGTACCTGATCACCGACACCGCACGGGGCCACGGACGCGTACGCGTCGCCCCCGCCGCCTGCGTCCTCCACGGCGACGAGCCCGCGCTCCTGGCGGAGCTCGCCGCCCACCGCAGGCTCGCCAAGCTGGGGCTGCGGCAGCTGGCGCCGACGGTGCTGGTCAGCCGCAGCCCGCTCGATGCGACGGTCACCGCGCTCCGGGCCGAGGGATACGCCCCCGTCGCCGAGACCGCCGAGGGCACGGTACGGATCGAGAGGACCCGGCCTCAGCGGGCCGCCGCTCCTGTGCCGGCTCCGCGCCGCACGGGCGCGGAGGGCGGTGGCCGGGCCGCTGCCCCGGGCGCGGCGGGGGCAGCCGTCGCGGTGGACCCGGGCGCCCTGGCGGCCCAGCTGCTGAAGGCCCCGCCGACGCCTCCCGCACCCGCGCCGTTCGACGGAGGACCGCCCTTCGCCACGGACACCGAGGAGATCGTCGCGGGGTACGCGAAGCACCTGCCGTACAGCGACGTCCGTCAGCTCGCCCATGCCATCGACACCGGTGAACCCCTCACCGTCGAGTACGTCGCCGCCTCGGGGAACAGGACCGTGCGCACCCTCAGCAGCCTCGTGCTCGACCCGCCCTACGTCGAGGCCTGGTGCCATCTGCGCGACGATGAGCGCGTCTTCACCCTCTCCCGCATCCAGAGCGTCATGAGCCCCGTGCTCGAGTGA
- a CDS encoding PIN domain-containing protein translates to MSKRDTAARQEPARVFVLDSEALSLAVQGDRAMIARIDLATSGEAEVVTSPMTLIEAHDGRTTEQRRDWILSRLTVADIGKDEARRARRLLTDAGLQGYKDAIDAVLAVIARRQKGQVTVFTSDTDDLERLVPDTIVVKKV, encoded by the coding sequence GTGAGCAAACGGGACACGGCGGCCCGGCAGGAGCCGGCACGTGTCTTCGTCCTGGACTCCGAAGCGCTCTCCCTGGCCGTACAGGGGGACCGCGCGATGATCGCGCGGATCGATCTCGCGACCTCCGGGGAGGCGGAGGTGGTCACGTCGCCCATGACGCTGATCGAGGCGCACGACGGCCGGACCACGGAGCAGCGCCGGGACTGGATCCTCTCCCGCCTCACTGTCGCCGACATCGGCAAGGACGAGGCCCGCCGGGCCCGCCGGCTCCTCACCGACGCCGGGCTGCAGGGGTACAAGGACGCCATCGACGCTGTCCTCGCCGTCATCGCCCGCCGGCAGAAGGGCCAGGTCACCGTCTTCACCTCGGACACGGACGACCTGGAACGCCTGGTCCCGGACACGATCGTCGTCAAGAAGGTCTGA
- a CDS encoding CopG family transcriptional regulator, whose product MVSCTATKKVTVTVPEDLLDEIRSEAAERGLSAYVAEALRHKRDRDRLRELADWLQEEHGPVTGDERAAALAELDELDAEHLRRRGADGRRTGEAA is encoded by the coding sequence GTGGTCTCTTGTACGGCGACCAAGAAGGTGACTGTCACCGTCCCCGAGGATCTCCTCGACGAAATCCGCAGCGAGGCGGCGGAACGAGGGCTGTCCGCCTACGTCGCCGAAGCGCTGCGCCACAAGCGCGACCGCGACCGGCTGCGGGAGTTGGCCGACTGGCTGCAGGAAGAGCATGGCCCCGTCACCGGCGACGAGCGCGCCGCCGCCCTCGCGGAGCTCGACGAACTCGACGCCGAGCACCTCCGGCGTCGTGGCGCCGACGGGCGTCGGACCGGAGAGGCCGCGTGA
- a CDS encoding DNA polymerase III subunit gamma and tau: MSSLALYRRYRPESFAEVIGQEHVTDPLQQALRNNRVNHAYLFSGPRGCGKTTSARILARCLNCEQGPTPTPCGTCQSCRDLARNGPGSIDVIEIDAASHGGVDDARDLREKAFFGPASSRYKIYIIDEAHMVTSAGFNALLKVVEEPPEHLKFIFATTEPEKVIGTIRSRTHHYPFRLVPPGTLREYLGEVCQKEGIAVEEGVLPLVVRAGAGSVRDSMSVMDQLLAGAGEEGVTYAMATSLLGYTDGSLLDSVVEAFATGDGAAAFEVVDRVIEGGNDPRRFVADLLERLRDLVILAAVPDAADKGLIDAPADVLERMQAQADTFGPAELSRAADIVNEGLTEMRGATSPRLQLELICARVLLPAAYGDERSVMARLDRIERGAQFPAGGPAAGAPAMGYVPGPGAHGAGAPPAGAVEPGGGPAAARAAVRAQASPASTPPPARPQAPAPAPTPPPVVPQSPPAAAVPAPAPSAPPTPAPGAWPTAAPAGGAGAGTGRRPGGWPTATPAGGGAGRAQPAAPPGAPSAPPAPSTPSAPAAPPSGGGLDPRTLWPNILETVKNRRRFTWILLSQNAQVTGFDGTTLQLGFVNAGARDNFLSSGSEDVLRQALAEQFNVQWKIEAVVDPSGGGGPGASGPAGGPSGGRSGGGYGAPGGDSHRPSAPPAVAPAPPSPVPSASAPAAPARPAAPEPPPPVSPEDDIPEDDDPDLDESALSGQELLVRELGATVVEEFTNE, encoded by the coding sequence GTGTCGTCTCTCGCGCTGTACCGCCGCTACCGACCCGAGTCCTTCGCCGAGGTCATCGGGCAGGAGCATGTCACCGACCCGTTGCAGCAGGCGCTGCGGAACAACCGGGTCAATCACGCGTACCTGTTCAGCGGACCCCGCGGCTGCGGCAAGACGACCAGTGCGCGGATCCTCGCGCGGTGCCTGAACTGCGAGCAGGGACCCACCCCGACCCCGTGCGGCACCTGCCAGTCCTGCCGCGACCTCGCGCGCAACGGCCCCGGTTCGATCGACGTCATCGAGATCGACGCCGCGTCCCACGGCGGTGTGGACGACGCCCGTGACCTGCGAGAGAAGGCGTTCTTCGGGCCGGCGTCCAGCCGCTACAAGATCTACATCATCGACGAGGCCCACATGGTCACGTCGGCCGGTTTCAACGCGCTGCTCAAGGTCGTCGAGGAGCCGCCGGAGCATCTGAAGTTCATCTTCGCGACCACCGAGCCCGAGAAGGTCATCGGGACCATCCGGTCGCGCACCCATCACTACCCGTTCCGGCTCGTCCCGCCCGGCACCCTGCGCGAGTACCTCGGCGAGGTGTGCCAGAAGGAGGGCATCGCCGTCGAGGAGGGCGTGCTGCCGCTGGTGGTGCGGGCCGGCGCCGGGTCCGTGCGTGACTCGATGTCCGTCATGGACCAGCTGCTCGCCGGCGCGGGGGAGGAGGGTGTGACGTACGCCATGGCCACCTCCCTGCTGGGCTACACGGACGGTTCGCTGCTCGACTCCGTCGTCGAGGCGTTCGCGACCGGTGACGGGGCGGCCGCCTTCGAGGTCGTCGACCGGGTGATCGAGGGCGGCAACGACCCGCGCCGGTTCGTCGCCGACCTGCTGGAGCGGCTGCGTGACCTGGTCATCCTCGCCGCCGTCCCCGACGCCGCCGACAAGGGCCTCATCGACGCCCCCGCCGACGTCCTGGAGCGCATGCAGGCGCAGGCCGACACCTTCGGGCCCGCCGAGCTCAGCCGCGCCGCCGACATCGTCAACGAGGGCCTCACCGAGATGCGCGGCGCCACCTCGCCCCGGCTCCAGCTGGAGCTGATCTGCGCACGCGTACTGCTGCCCGCCGCGTACGGCGACGAGCGCTCGGTCATGGCCCGGCTGGACCGCATCGAGCGCGGGGCGCAGTTCCCGGCGGGCGGTCCGGCCGCCGGCGCGCCCGCCATGGGGTACGTCCCCGGTCCCGGGGCCCATGGGGCCGGGGCTCCGCCCGCGGGTGCGGTCGAGCCCGGCGGTGGCCCCGCCGCGGCCCGCGCGGCCGTACGGGCGCAGGCGTCGCCCGCGTCCACGCCCCCTCCGGCCCGGCCGCAGGCTCCGGCCCCCGCTCCGACGCCTCCCCCTGTCGTTCCGCAGTCGCCCCCGGCGGCCGCCGTACCGGCACCCGCCCCGTCGGCGCCCCCCACCCCTGCCCCCGGCGCCTGGCCCACCGCCGCCCCCGCCGGCGGCGCGGGCGCCGGTACGGGCAGGCGCCCCGGCGGCTGGCCCACGGCCACCCCGGCGGGCGGCGGCGCCGGCCGGGCGCAGCCGGCGGCACCGCCCGGCGCTCCGTCGGCGCCCCCGGCCCCGTCGACACCTTCGGCGCCCGCCGCACCCCCGAGCGGCGGCGGCCTCGACCCCCGCACGCTCTGGCCGAACATCCTGGAGACGGTCAAGAACCGCCGCCGCTTCACCTGGATCCTGCTCAGCCAGAACGCCCAGGTGACGGGCTTCGACGGCACGACCCTCCAGCTCGGCTTCGTGAACGCGGGCGCCCGGGACAACTTCCTCAGCAGCGGCAGCGAGGACGTGCTGCGTCAGGCGCTGGCCGAACAGTTCAACGTGCAGTGGAAGATCGAGGCGGTCGTCGACCCGTCCGGCGGTGGCGGCCCGGGAGCCTCCGGCCCGGCGGGCGGCCCGTCCGGCGGCCGCAGCGGCGGCGGATACGGAGCACCCGGCGGCGACAGCCATCGGCCCTCCGCCCCTCCGGCGGTGGCCCCCGCCCCTCCGTCCCCCGTCCCCTCGGCATCCGCCCCGGCCGCCCCGGCCCGGCCGGCCGCCCCGGAGCCGCCCCCTCCGGTGTCGCCCGAGGACGACATCCCGGAGGACGACGACCCCGACCTGGACGAGTCCGCCCTCTCCGGGCAGGAGCTCCTCGTCCGCGAGCTGGGCGCGACGGTCGTCGAGGAGTTCACGAACGAGTAG
- the purD gene encoding phosphoribosylamine--glycine ligase, translating to MKVLVIGSGAREHALCHSLSLDPDVTALHCAPGNAGIAEVAELHQVDALDGAAVSALAVRLGADLVVVGPEAPLVAGVADAVREAGVPVFGPSKEAARLEGSKAFAKDVMAGAGVPTARSYVCTTPDEVDAALSAFGAPYVVKDDGLAAGKGVVVTDDLETARAHAAGCERVVVEEYLDGPEVSLFAITDGETVVPLQPAQDFKRALDGDEGPNTGGMGAYSPLPWADPKLVDEVAETVLQPTVDEMRRRGTPFSGLLYAGLAITSRGVRVIEFNARFGDPETQVVLARLKTPLAGLLMAAATGDLAHLEPIRWSDDAAVTVVVASHNYPGAPRTGDPVTGLDEVAAQDAPHAYVLHAGTRREGDTVVSAGGRVLSVTATGKDLTEARDRAYRAVARIKLDGSQHRTDIARKAAQDA from the coding sequence GTGAAGGTCCTCGTCATCGGCAGCGGCGCCCGCGAACACGCCCTGTGCCACTCCCTGTCCCTCGACCCCGATGTCACCGCGCTGCACTGCGCGCCCGGCAACGCCGGCATCGCCGAGGTCGCCGAGCTGCACCAGGTCGACGCCCTCGACGGCGCCGCCGTGTCCGCGCTGGCCGTGCGGCTGGGCGCGGACCTCGTGGTGGTCGGCCCCGAGGCGCCGCTCGTCGCCGGTGTCGCCGACGCCGTGCGCGAGGCGGGCGTCCCCGTCTTCGGCCCCTCCAAGGAGGCCGCGCGGCTCGAGGGCTCCAAGGCCTTCGCGAAGGACGTCATGGCGGGGGCCGGCGTGCCCACCGCCCGCTCCTACGTGTGCACCACCCCGGACGAGGTCGACGCGGCCCTCAGCGCGTTCGGCGCCCCGTACGTCGTGAAGGACGACGGGCTCGCGGCCGGCAAGGGCGTCGTCGTGACCGACGACCTCGAGACGGCCCGCGCGCACGCGGCCGGCTGTGAGCGCGTCGTCGTCGAGGAGTACCTCGACGGCCCCGAGGTCTCCCTCTTCGCGATCACCGACGGCGAGACCGTCGTGCCCCTCCAGCCCGCCCAGGACTTCAAGCGCGCGCTGGACGGCGACGAGGGCCCGAACACCGGCGGCATGGGGGCGTACTCCCCGCTGCCGTGGGCCGACCCCAAGCTGGTCGACGAGGTCGCCGAGACCGTGCTGCAGCCGACCGTGGACGAGATGCGCCGCCGCGGCACGCCGTTCTCCGGCCTGCTCTACGCCGGTCTGGCGATCACCTCGCGCGGGGTCCGCGTGATCGAGTTCAACGCCCGGTTCGGCGACCCCGAGACCCAGGTGGTGCTGGCCCGGCTGAAGACGCCCCTGGCCGGGCTGCTGATGGCCGCCGCCACCGGCGACCTCGCCCACCTGGAGCCGATCCGCTGGAGCGACGACGCCGCGGTCACCGTGGTCGTCGCCTCGCACAACTACCCCGGCGCCCCGCGCACCGGCGACCCCGTCACCGGCCTCGACGAGGTCGCCGCCCAGGACGCCCCGCACGCGTACGTCCTGCACGCCGGGACCCGGCGCGAGGGCGACACGGTCGTCAGCGCGGGCGGGCGCGTGCTGTCCGTGACGGCGACCGGCAAGGACCTCACCGAGGCCCGCGACCGCGCCTACCGGGCCGTGGCCCGCATCAAGCTCGACGGCTCCCAGCACCGTACGGACATCGCGCGGAAGGCGGCGCAGGACGCGTAA
- a CDS encoding N,N-dimethylformamidase beta subunit family domain-containing protein: MRPERVRHATTGSPAPDGSDPFAPVALPWQRPSGNDTGAPREGRIEGFASTSAVAPGDSIDFHVTVDPPRPFRVSVHRIGHYDGRGAAEMTTGPRLHGTAQLPPLTAGRTVSCHHWWRSWRLPVPSYWSVGAYVAVLATEDGRHRAHVPFTVRDDRAADLLLVLPDITWQAYNPYPAADGRTGASLAPAPEEHDAADPVTTVTFDRPYAGDGLPPQAGHAYDVIRWAERHGYDLAYATARDLHAGRVDPARHRGLVFPGLDEYWTAEMRAAAEDARDHGTSLVFLSARTLHRQIELAPAPSGPDRLLTCGRRRGQAGPALWRENDRAEQHLLGIQYAGPVPGPRPLIVRNAGHWLWEATGAREGDALDGMVAGGADRYYPRTPLPVHDERILLAHSPYGDRRGARRHQETSLYRAPSGAWVFASGTLAWSPALDRPGHADPRIQRATANLLDRVCKRA; encoded by the coding sequence ATGCGACCGGAGCGAGTCCGCCACGCGACGACGGGGTCACCGGCACCCGACGGCAGCGACCCCTTCGCACCCGTCGCCCTTCCGTGGCAGCGCCCCTCCGGCAACGACACCGGTGCCCCCCGCGAGGGCCGCATCGAAGGCTTCGCCAGCACCTCCGCCGTGGCCCCCGGTGACTCGATCGACTTCCACGTGACCGTCGACCCGCCCCGGCCGTTCCGCGTCAGCGTCCACCGCATCGGCCACTACGACGGCCGGGGCGCCGCCGAGATGACCACCGGCCCCCGTCTCCACGGCACGGCGCAGCTCCCGCCGCTCACCGCCGGACGCACCGTCTCCTGCCACCACTGGTGGCGGTCCTGGCGGCTGCCGGTCCCGTCGTACTGGAGCGTCGGCGCATACGTCGCCGTGCTCGCCACGGAGGACGGGCGGCACCGCGCGCACGTCCCGTTCACCGTGCGCGACGACCGCGCGGCCGACCTGCTGCTGGTGCTGCCGGACATCACCTGGCAGGCGTACAACCCGTACCCGGCGGCGGACGGTCGCACCGGCGCGAGCCTCGCCCCCGCCCCGGAGGAGCACGACGCGGCCGACCCGGTCACCACCGTCACCTTCGACCGCCCCTACGCCGGCGACGGGCTCCCGCCGCAGGCCGGGCACGCCTACGACGTGATCCGCTGGGCGGAGCGCCACGGCTACGACCTCGCCTACGCCACCGCCCGCGACCTGCACGCGGGCCGTGTCGACCCGGCCCGCCACCGGGGCCTGGTCTTCCCCGGCCTGGACGAGTACTGGACGGCGGAGATGCGCGCGGCCGCGGAGGACGCCCGTGACCACGGCACCTCGCTGGTGTTCCTCTCCGCCCGCACCCTGCACCGGCAGATCGAGCTGGCCCCCGCCCCGTCCGGCCCCGACCGGCTGCTGACCTGCGGGAGACGCCGGGGTCAGGCCGGACCCGCGCTGTGGCGGGAGAACGACCGGGCGGAGCAGCACCTGCTCGGCATCCAGTACGCCGGTCCGGTCCCGGGGCCGCGCCCGCTGATCGTCCGCAACGCCGGCCACTGGCTGTGGGAGGCGACCGGCGCGCGCGAGGGCGACGCCCTCGACGGGATGGTCGCGGGCGGGGCCGACCGCTACTACCCGCGCACCCCGCTGCCCGTCCACGACGAGCGGATCCTGCTCGCGCACTCCCCGTACGGCGACCGGCGGGGCGCCCGGCGCCACCAGGAGACCTCCCTGTACCGCGCGCCGTCCGGCGCCTGGGTCTTCGCCTCGGGCACGCTCGCCTGGTCCCCGGCCCTCGACCGGCCGGGGCACGCCGACCCCCGGATCCAGCGGGCCACCGCCAATCTGCTCGACCGCGTCTGCAAACGCGCCTGA
- a CDS encoding phosphoribosylaminoimidazolesuccinocarboxamide synthase has protein sequence MSGFVDKPEPMQVPGLVHLHTGKVRELYRNEAGDLVMVASDRISAYDWVLPTEIPDKGRVLTQLSLWWFDQLADLLPNHVLSTDLPDGAPADWAGRTLVCRSLNMIPVECVARGYLTGSGLAEYNESRTVCGLALPEGLVDGSELPAPIFTPATKAAVGEHDENVSYEEVARQVGADTAAQLRQATLAAYSRARDIARDRGIILADTKFEFGFDGEGLVIADEVLTPDSSRFWPAEQWEPGRAQPSYDKQFVRDWLTSAESGWDRGSEQPPPPLPQQVVDATRAKYVEAYERLTGTTWS, from the coding sequence GTGTCCGGATTCGTCGACAAGCCCGAGCCGATGCAGGTTCCGGGCCTGGTGCATCTGCACACCGGCAAGGTGCGCGAGCTGTACCGGAACGAGGCGGGCGACCTCGTGATGGTCGCCAGCGACCGCATCTCCGCCTACGACTGGGTGCTGCCCACCGAGATCCCGGACAAGGGCCGGGTGCTCACCCAGCTCTCCCTGTGGTGGTTCGACCAGCTCGCGGACCTGCTCCCCAACCATGTGCTGAGCACCGACCTCCCGGACGGCGCCCCCGCGGACTGGGCGGGCCGCACCCTGGTGTGCAGGTCGCTGAACATGATCCCGGTGGAGTGCGTGGCCCGCGGCTACCTCACCGGCTCGGGCCTCGCCGAGTACAACGAGAGCCGGACCGTCTGCGGCCTGGCGCTGCCCGAGGGACTGGTCGACGGCTCCGAGCTGCCCGCCCCCATCTTCACCCCGGCCACCAAGGCCGCCGTCGGCGAGCACGACGAGAACGTCTCCTACGAGGAGGTCGCCCGCCAGGTCGGCGCGGACACCGCGGCGCAGCTGCGCCAGGCCACCCTCGCCGCCTACTCCCGCGCCCGCGACATCGCCCGGGACCGGGGCATCATCCTCGCGGACACCAAGTTCGAGTTCGGTTTCGACGGGGAGGGCCTGGTCATCGCGGACGAGGTGCTCACCCCGGACTCGTCCCGCTTCTGGCCGGCCGAGCAGTGGGAGCCGGGGCGCGCGCAGCCCTCGTACGACAAGCAGTTCGTCCGTGACTGGCTGACCTCGGCCGAGTCGGGCTGGGACCGCGGGAGCGAGCAGCCCCCGCCGCCGCTGCCGCAGCAGGTCGTGGACGCCACCCGTGCGAAGTACGTGGAGGCGTACGAGCGCCTGACGGGCACCACCTGGAGCTGA
- a CDS encoding response regulator transcription factor → MTGVVRLLLADDEHLIRGALAALLSLEDDLLVVAEAASGPEALAMARAHAPDVAVLDLQMPGADGVKVATALRTELPGCQVLIVTGHGRPGHLKRALAAGVRGFVPKTVSAQRLAEIIRTVHGGNRYVDPELAADAIAAGDSPLTAREAEVLELAADGAPVAEIAERARLSQGTVRNYLSSAVSKLGAENRHTAVRLAQERGWV, encoded by the coding sequence GTGACCGGCGTGGTGCGGCTGCTGCTCGCCGACGACGAGCACCTGATCCGCGGGGCGCTGGCCGCCCTGCTGTCCCTGGAGGACGACCTCCTGGTGGTCGCCGAGGCCGCGTCCGGGCCGGAGGCCCTGGCGATGGCGCGGGCGCACGCCCCGGACGTCGCCGTGCTCGACCTCCAGATGCCCGGCGCGGACGGTGTGAAGGTCGCCACAGCCCTGCGGACGGAGCTGCCCGGCTGCCAGGTGCTGATCGTGACCGGCCACGGCCGTCCGGGGCATCTCAAGCGGGCGCTCGCGGCGGGGGTGCGGGGGTTCGTCCCCAAGACCGTCAGCGCCCAGCGGCTCGCGGAGATCATCCGCACCGTGCACGGGGGAAACCGCTACGTCGACCCCGAGTTGGCCGCCGACGCGATCGCCGCCGGCGACTCGCCGCTGACCGCGCGCGAGGCGGAGGTGCTGGAGCTGGCGGCCGACGGGGCGCCCGTCGCGGAGATCGCGGAGCGGGCCCGGCTGTCCCAGGGGACCGTGCGGAACTACCTCTCCTCCGCCGTCTCGAAGCTCGGCGCGGAGAACCGGCACACCGCGGTGCGTCTCGCCCAGGAGCGAGGTTGGGTATAG
- a CDS encoding sensor histidine kinase, with amino-acid sequence MGSPGGWWGRKSTPAKVETYTRWSFYFIALSEPTVIGALAFGLLEARLALLLMVPVVGHVALAMVIVSRALDWTCRRRPQPLRLLWALGAVTAAIAVTALVLTRHGPGGDDVDSVLRAVFSATICYGVGMMALAMRQRRRVVWLVAGFGAGAALVTWALGTPVLAALTGAAFVTASNGFIAATSCFSIWLLNAVYALDEARETRARLAVAEERLRFGRDLHDVMGRNLAVIALKSELAVQLARRERPEAVEQMIEVQRIAQESQREVREVVRGYRRADLEAELSGARGVLRAAGIDCEVSGETDGLPAEVQSALGWVVREATTNVLRHGDAKKCTVTVRRPEGRVVLTVRNDGATAPHGSSRTGGTGLAGLRERLSAVDGTLDAGEAGDGEFRLVAEVPLTARPVLEVAS; translated from the coding sequence ATGGGAAGCCCGGGCGGCTGGTGGGGGCGCAAGAGCACACCCGCGAAGGTCGAGACGTACACGCGGTGGTCGTTCTACTTCATCGCGCTGTCCGAGCCGACGGTGATCGGCGCGCTGGCCTTCGGGCTGCTGGAGGCACGGCTCGCGCTGCTGCTCATGGTGCCGGTCGTCGGACACGTCGCGCTGGCCATGGTGATCGTCTCCCGCGCCCTGGACTGGACGTGCCGCCGGCGTCCCCAGCCGCTGCGGCTGCTGTGGGCGCTGGGCGCCGTGACCGCCGCGATCGCGGTCACGGCCCTCGTCCTCACCCGGCACGGCCCCGGCGGGGACGACGTCGACTCCGTCCTCAGGGCGGTCTTCAGCGCCACGATCTGCTACGGCGTGGGCATGATGGCCCTCGCCATGAGGCAGCGGCGGCGCGTCGTCTGGCTCGTCGCCGGGTTCGGGGCCGGTGCGGCCCTGGTCACCTGGGCGCTCGGCACACCCGTCCTCGCCGCGCTCACCGGGGCCGCGTTCGTGACGGCCTCGAACGGTTTCATCGCCGCCACCTCCTGCTTCTCCATCTGGCTGCTCAACGCCGTCTACGCCCTGGACGAGGCGCGCGAGACCCGGGCCCGGCTCGCGGTCGCCGAGGAGCGGCTGCGCTTCGGCCGGGACCTGCACGACGTGATGGGCAGGAACCTCGCCGTGATCGCCCTGAAGAGCGAGCTGGCCGTCCAGCTCGCGCGGCGCGAACGGCCCGAGGCGGTCGAGCAGATGATCGAGGTGCAGCGCATCGCCCAGGAGTCCCAGCGGGAGGTGCGGGAAGTGGTCCGCGGCTACCGCCGGGCCGACCTGGAGGCCGAGCTCAGCGGCGCGCGGGGAGTGCTGAGGGCGGCCGGGATCGACTGCGAGGTCAGCGGCGAGACCGACGGGCTGCCCGCCGAGGTGCAGTCGGCCCTGGGCTGGGTGGTGCGGGAGGCGACCACCAACGTGCTGCGGCACGGCGACGCGAAGAAGTGCACCGTCACGGTGCGGAGGCCGGAGGGACGTGTGGTGCTGACAGTGCGCAACGACGGGGCGACGGCCCCCCACGGGTCGTCCCGTACGGGCGGGACGGGGCTGGCCGGGCTGCGGGAGCGGCTGTCCGCGGTGGACGGCACGCTGGACGCCGGGGAGGCCGGGGACGGCGAGTTCCGGCTCGTCGCGGAGGTCCCGCTGACCGCGCGGCCCGTGCTGGAGGTCGCGTCGTGA